Within Eremothecium cymbalariae DBVPG#7215 chromosome 3, complete sequence, the genomic segment TCTATGttcaaattcatttttataACCTCCGTTGCTTATTTGAGTGTTTAAGATCTACATGCATCTGAAGGTACTCTTGGCCTTTTTATCTGGAGATCAATCCcataatttttttgtaataAATTATGTCATTCAACTATCGTTACTAGGAATATTACACACAGAAGAACAGTGGaattaaataaaactaTATAATAGGTATACGCAATCTATACATTGGATCCTGCAGTGTTCATTATTTACTTATATTTCAATGGGCAAAAAATGTAAGCAGTGCTCATATTACATGCTTCCTTCATTCTTTGGCACCAGCTTCGAGCTCTTCGgctctcttcttctttaagTCATCAATTGTACCCAAAAAGATTTCAGATTTACGGTAAGCCCTTAATTTGTCATGTCTCAAACCACCTTGGATCTTCTTATCGCGGTTAAGACGTTCGttttctttgaaagattGCTGCTGTAAATCTTGTTCTCTGGCATGCTGCTTTTCAActtctatttcttttaaatgTTCTTCATGTTCAACTTGCAGCTGCTCCAGTTTATTATTGAACTCTTCAATTGTACCGATATTTTTCTGCACATTCGTACAATATTCCTCAAAATTTGTAGGAAGTTTAGATCGTAGGGCCAGTTCAACAATTAAAGGGtgtttcttttcttcatttaCAAACTTAGCCTTGATCTGTCTTCTCGTTCTATATGGAAACAACTGTGCAATTAAGTTGAAGTCCGTACCCCACATTGAAAGTGCTTTATAAAATTTTACAAGTTCTTCTGTAGTCCATGGATCTGTATAGTTCTGGCGGCCATATGTTGACGAATTATAGAGGTTTTCAAATGGATTGCTATCTAACCTCTCTTTCTGCGAATTTTCATAAGATGCATTTCTGTGTCTATCAACGACTGtagattcttcatcaacaaccaTGTCCCCATCTTGATTAAGTTTTAGCTGAATTGTTTGATTTGGTTTCTCATCCGGTACATCTGTATTTAGAATTTCCTCCGCAGCTTTTTTACGTTCCAGCTTcaatttttcttgttcttcgGAAGACAGTTCACTCAGAGGTTTTAACTGTTGTCTTGCGACCTGTCTTAATTCCCTTCTCTTCCTACGCGCCTCCATTTTAGCCTTAGACGCCGCTTTTGCACGGTGGAAATTATCAGACACTTCACCGATTGGTAGCAGCGGCTTACAAAGATCAGCCATTGTAAAGCTATTCTCATCAATCATATACCTTGCAGAATCCTCATCAGCAATATTTCTTGGGAGTTCTTTCAGTGTGGAAATTTTATATGTTTGGTATAGATCATCAGTTCTCTGATAATATCCACTCTCGGACTCCCTTTTCAATGAGGGATTCGCAGATGGTAAAACAGAAGCCTCAGGTGAACTCAATCTTGAAACAATACTGATCCGTTGGGCTGATCCTGATTTTCGGGAAATAGAAGAGCGTGAAGACATTCTGTGCTTTTTAATGGCTTGAAATGAAGTATCTGAGCCTGAGATACTACTCACcctcttctttttgatgttACCGGTCGAAATCGTCGAAAGCCGTCTCATTCGTTGGGACTCCAGTTTAACAGTGGGTGCATTATTTTGAGAATCCAGAAATCCAGATTTAAAGATAGAAGTACCATACGAAAGGGAATCCAATCTGCTAGACCTGCGACGCTGGACAAATGATACTGACACGGAAGCAGGTTCAGGTAACTGTGTTCCCGTTTGtgaagaattcaaatcCTTCTCAAGCTGAGTGTTAGATAACGGATCAGCTTCATCTACAGGTGACTTAGGCTTGGAACTGGAATCTGTGACATCGTTCTCATCTCCATCTCTATGTTTATCTTCATCTGCCTTTTTGGATTCACCAACCACAGTAGATGGCGGTGTTGGAACCTGCGCTGTAGAATCAGATGGTAAAGTTGTAGGGGCAGCATATACAGGCCTTCTTTGCCTGATTTTAGGTGTGAAGCGAGTACCGCTTTTGTTAACTACCGAACTCATTTCTCTATTTGTTCCCACCGGAATAACCAAGCGTTTTGTACTCCTGTAATATCTTGAAGTTATTTATGACTGTTAAAACGAGAGCTAAAAGGTTATTTTGTTTACCCAGTTACACGAATCGATTAATATGGTTCTTAACTCCCCCCCCCCCTGCTTGTTTGCTGATGACAATGGTACCCGTGTAGAAGCTAGTGGTGATGAAATTAATTCGACACTTTTCAATAACTTTTGATCATCTTGGTACAATCATTACATACGTATCACATGACTAATACAGATTTAAACTATCCTTCACTGGATACATTCAGACACGGGCTTTTTTAACTAGTACGGAGTAAACCTATGGGACTTCAgtttccttttcttctcATTATTTCTATCATGAGTATGgttccttctttttgattCCTTCTGGATGCCAAATTCGGCTTCCGTTTCTGGGGTTTTGTTGAAATCAGTTGGGATCCCGTGTTCTGATTCAAATGCAATATCCTTTTCCACTGTCATGTCAATTTCGATATTTGGATCATGTAACACATTCAATTTTTCTTGGTAATTCCAGAACTCTGTTGGAACATTTAATGAGCCTCGGTTTGATTTCCAGAGCACAATATTTCCATCTTCGCCGCCGGAATAGAACAATTCCGAGGTTGTCTTGTGGATTAAAGCATCCCGAACTACCTCGTCTCCATGTGCTCTTGgaattattattgaatttgTGGTATCAACCTCCTCATTCGAAAAAGGCAGCAATTGCAACATGCTCTGTTCTTGTGTCGAACCAGTAATTATACAACCGGGAAAAATATCAACCACGTAATCACAATTCCATGGTTTCCTGATATCCCCAAATTCTAACGGTTTGGGCTCGACCAATTCATCTGACTTATCATTTAGTTCATGGATGGAAAAAGTTTCCATGTGAGAAAGTGCCCAAATTCTTTTAGGAGAAAGCCAGCCACATGAATGAATACTGGCAAAGTTTATAACCTGATGTAAGgcctcttcttcttcttgctgCTTCAAATCATATACATTAACATAGCCATCAGTAGATCCACTCAATAGAACGCTAGGGTCACTTGCATGAAACTTGATATCAGTAATATCGTCATGATGAGAATCACAAAATGATCTCATCGGCGCAtctattttctttaagtCATACAGATGTATTTCAGCATCAGTTCCTGATAGCTCTGTGCCACATGCAAGCATCCCGTGTCTAGAGTCTAACGATATGAATGGCGAATTCTTCGCATTCTGAACAGTGGCAACGCATTGATTTAATCTTaggtcaaatattttaacaGAATCTTCAGAGGCCGTCACAAACGTGTTTCCTGAATCGACATCGTTATCCAGTACTTTTAAAGCAGATATTGAAGTACCATGTACAGGTATATCTTGTATGGAAGTAAGCGAATTCCAATCAATCAAATGGACATGGCCATTGCTTAATGCTGATAATAGACCTCTGGAATAAAGCGGTTGTAATTTGAGGCACCAATTATCACTCCCAAATGAAATAGTATCACACTTCGTATATGACATATTAAGGTATAGCCCCACGGTATGCTGGCCTGCAGTTGTTGAAAGTTTTGTACTACTCTGAAGAGCTTTATAAGAAGCATATATAACAAGTTACCATATATTGTATGCGATAGAATAATGTGCTAGTATGACAAAAAAAGTAAATGGTTCCTAGCGGGATCGAACCGCTGATCCCCGCGTTATTAGCACGGTGCCTTAACCAACTGGGCCAAGGAACCTACAATATTCAGCAAACGTTAAGTTATAATTGTTTAAAGAACCATATAAGTTATCATGTGCGTGttgtaaaatcaaaagagaagctagtaGACAACGACaaccaagctaagaagcagcgtatcagagctgtcagGCCGATATGAGGCTGATAGTCACTGTGAGGATGCCAGCGTGAAACCCACAATGATGTATCAGCGTGAAACCACCGATGACTGCTTTAAGTAAGCCCAggtaggacaacagaaagtATATCAGGAGGCCCCagctagctagattagattagatataggtccagctagaaCCCtagagggtagttgagccagattagagactatataaacagtaactgatcatcaacctaagtattagctagcacgtgacgagaaggCAGAAGCTATTATGTGACCTCAAGTTAGTGGCCCTACACAATAAGAACAAGGGAACAACCAGAATACAACGCAAATCAGACCAACAAGCAGAAATCAGATCAAAAAGTAGCGTTTCAGAGCTATTAGAAGATTGTTAGACTATTAGTGTTTAGCTGAGCGTCATCCTGAAACCAGTATACTGACTTCTTTAGTGATCTCAAGTAGGGCagcagaaactatataagaaggCCAAACTAGTTAGATTAGCATAGTCCCATCTAGGACACCAGAGGGAACTGATCCTTTAGAGACTGCATAACAGTGCCTGAACCTCAACTAGAGCTCAACCAGCGTGCGAAGAGACGTCCAAGCCAGCACGTAACCTAGGCTGAGCGCCCTCGACATGATAATTAGTGGACTGGTTTTACCGTCAGTTAGTAGGGTATCGTTTTTTAGAGTCTTCGTTAGTACTTCGATCACTAAGATACAGGCCACAAGACCGTAATACTTCTTGGAAGATCCCCTGAGCACATCCATAGTAGCTAGCCTAGGCAATCAAACTAACTAACTACCCTATGTGTCATTATACTGCTGGCTAAGTATAGACATTAGAACTAACGTATTTAATGATGTTGGCTGGATCGGTCCAAAACCCATAACCCCTATCCGCAGTAGTCAAATTACATTAAGACGTCTTTGTCCTTCACAACACACTTGTACAACTGATTGTATATACTGTATCTTAGGTCTACGGGTTATTATTGTATAGTGAATTCCGTCTTCACGAATTTTACTGTTAGCTTAAGTGCCCTTGCATTTGAGGCAGGCGCAGAACGATAATGAACCAGTTACCGCAAGATTCATTCCAGCCTGGGACCGTTCTGACGGTAGGTTCCCACAAAGTGAAGGTTGTAAAATATCTCACAAGTGGTGGTTTTGCTCAAATTTACTGCTGTGAGGTGATCTCACCTGATTCCAAGGTTAAAGATGTTGCATGTTTAAAGAGAGTACACGTGCCCGACAAGCAGAGTCTAAATACCCTAAGAGCAGAAGTAGATGCTATGAAGTTACTAAGGGGTAATAAGCATATTGTTTCGTATATTGATTCTCATGCTTCAAAATCCGTCTTAAATAACGGTTCCTATGAGGTGGTATTATTGATGGAATATTGTTCCAGAGGCGGGCTAATTAGTTTTATGAACACTAGACTTCAGGATAGATTAAAAGAGTTTGAAGTACTCAGGATTATGAACCAAGTTGTGCAAGGAATATTAGCTATGCATGCGTTACAACCACCATTGATACACCGCGATatcaaaattgaaaatgtaTTAATCGCTGAAAATGGAGACTGTAAAGTTTGTGACTTTGGATCTGTATGCGGTGTTATAAGGCCTCCAAAGAATACTTACGAATTATCTTATGTCCAGcatgatattttgaagaatactACTGCGCAATATAGAGCCCCAGAAATGATTGACTTATATCGTGGGTTTTCCGTAGATGAAAAATCTGATATTTGGGCTCTAGGAGTTTTCTTGTATAAGCTCTGCTATTATACCACACCATTTGAGAAAACTGGCGAAGTTGCAATATTAAAAGCAAATTTTCAGTTTCCGTCGTATCCACAATATAGTAACCgtttaaagaatttaataacTGTGATGTTGGCTGAAAATCCAATCCACAGACCTAACAGTTGTCAAGTTTTGGAAGAAGTATGTCGTATTCAGGGTCAGCCTTGCCCAGTAAAGAACTTTTACTTGGAACGGTCCTTGAAGCAACAGATACCATCTCAGCTTCGTCATTCAGTAAGCCAACCAATGATAGCGATGAATCCTCAACAAG encodes:
- the BDP1 gene encoding transcription factor TFIIIB subunit BDP1 (similar to Ashbya gossypii ADL219C) translates to MSSVVNKSGTRFTPKIRQRRPVYAAPTTLPSDSTAQVPTPPSTVVGESKKADEDKHRDGDENDVTDSSSKPKSPVDEADPLSNTQLEKDLNSSQTGTQLPEPASVSVSFVQRRRSSRLDSLSYGTSIFKSGFLDSQNNAPTVKLESQRMRRLSTISTGNIKKKRVSSISGSDTSFQAIKKHRMSSRSSISRKSGSAQRISIVSRLSSPEASVLPSANPSLKRESESGYYQRTDDLYQTYKISTLKELPRNIADEDSARYMIDENSFTMADLCKPLLPIGEVSDNFHRAKAASKAKMEARRKRRELRQVARQQLKPLSELSSEEQEKLKLERKKAAEEILNTDVPDEKPNQTIQLKLNQDGDMVVDEESTVVDRHRNASYENSQKERLDSNPFENLYNSSTYGRQNYTDPWTTEELVKFYKALSMWGTDFNLIAQLFPYRTRRQIKAKFVNEEKKHPLIVELALRSKLPTNFEEYCTNVQKNIGTIEEFNNKLEQLQVEHEEHLKEIEVEKQHAREQDLQQQSFKENERLNRDKKIQGGLRHDKLRAYRKSEIFLGTIDDLKKKRAEELEAGAKE
- a CDS encoding uncharacterized protein (similar to Ashbya gossypii ADL218C); its protein translation is MSYTKCDTISFGSDNWCLKLQPLYSRGLLSALSNGHVHLIDWNSLTSIQDIPVHGTSISALKVLDNDVDSGNTFVTASEDSVKIFDLRLNQCVATVQNAKNSPFISLDSRHGMLACGTELSGTDAEIHLYDLKKIDAPMRSFCDSHHDDITDIKFHASDPSVLLSGSTDGYVNVYDLKQQEEEEALHQVINFASIHSCGWLSPKRIWALSHMETFSIHELNDKSDELVEPKPLEFGDIRKPWNCDYVVDIFPGCIITGSTQEQSMLQLLPFSNEEVDTTNSIIIPRAHGDEVVRDALIHKTTSELFYSGGEDGNIVLWKSNRGSLNVPTEFWNYQEKLNVLHDPNIEIDMTVEKDIAFESEHGIPTDFNKTPETEAEFGIQKESKRRNHTHDRNNEKKRKLKSHRFTPY